Within Salvia splendens isolate huo1 chromosome 21, SspV2, whole genome shotgun sequence, the genomic segment atttattaaaatttcattatatttattatcAACTAAGTTTAATAACATTATGTAATTCACTAGATTTTAATGTTATAAATATAGATTTTGATCAAAATTCAATCATATCtttattataaatttgtatatatttatattatatatttaattatatatgctACAGTAAAACGGTCCGATCAGTGGTTGAACCGGTTCGACCAGTTGAAATGTGAACCAGTAGCTTCGCCgattcgcttgccggtccggtttttaaaacatgtatgcattatcatttattattattattattattattattattattaatattattattattaatgggAGCTTTTTACTAGAGAAAATACTACTTCCTTCTTTCTATAAAAACATGCACTTTCTAAATTTGTAaacatttttttctctaatgaggtgcgactcttctccactaacaatactttaattttttttactactttctCTTTATTTTGCGCATTAAAATCGACGTTCAACCAAAagtatatttttgtgggatgtgatataacaataaaataattttgacACGGGTGGCATCTGACTTTTACAATAGAGCAAGCAAGAATCTTAAATATTGTTTGCCTCACGTTACTGTGGAAATTAGAGACATACTAATTGGTCACAATGTAATCAACTTCTTGACTGCTTTATCCAATGGTGattaattatgaacaataagTATATCTCTAATTTTGTGATTATATGATATAATTACGTTTAACTCTTAAGTTCATTAATATGTAGCTTTATATTTTATCGCTACAGTGGTTTGagacttttttattttaaaaaaatgtagttTTATGTATTGACAATAGTAATATGATTTGAGCcagattaattttattaataacgTTTTTGGAGACAAGCTCGTTAAAAAATGATATTTGAAATTGGGAACATGACAAAGAGCCTCGTGAATAGCTAAGTCCACTTTACGTTCGCAATCGCCACTAGCTTTTTGTTACGGCATATTGATTTGTTCTAATTTTACAATCAAAACTATTGACATCTTCTGATTTTGAAACCAATCAAGATTTTGACATTAGCATCGTTTGATGACCTACTTACATGATAGTATCAAACGTCAACCAAAACAACTTCACATCATAGGCAACGAAATGACGTTATActatactaaattaaattatttcatttattaaattataatattaagaGAGAATGAGTTGGGAGgaagaaaatgagaaacaaGATAAGAGATAGtacaaattaatttaatgtgACGTCATTTCAATGCATACAATATAATGAATATAGTACGACGTTATTTTTATCGACATCTGATAGTGGCACATAAATAAGTCATTAAGCTATGTTAACACCAAAATTTTGATTGATTGCAAaatctaaataaataaaaaaaacaaataatttaaaGATAGGTattcaaattaatatttaaaataaaaatttagtaAAACGGCAAATATCCCTtttttaattaagaaaataacaataatatctTAGTGGCTGGTATATTTGTGTAACACTACTGATATCAGGTGGATGAACAAGTGGCAATTACAATTGATCATTTTTCCCCTGTCCAAGGTCATGATATCTTTTGGCTTCTCTTACTATCATGAGTCATATTCAATTATATTTGTCTAGGTCTTCATAATTGCAAATTTATACTCGCTCCTCTTATAGGAGTatgtattatttattgaatatgagttttaatatacaattagtaaagtaagagggatagaagaaaaaaaaatgttgttaaTAGAGAATTGGTCTCATCACATTAGATTGAAAaaactttctaaaattaaaaaatgtaaacaCTTGTAGGAcgaattaaaaaggaaaaaatgcaTGAAATATGATCAAAGAAGTTATTCATggtatattttatattcatgtCAAAGTTATAGCCACTTTCACCAATATATCCTTATCTAATGATCTTAATTTACCAAAGTTTCACTTCCcttaattattgttattttctgcattatatccttatttaattattttaatttatcaacATTTCACTTTCGTTACAGTAAATAAGAAAGCATCCATATTATGTATGTAAGTTGGCCAAACATTAGAGAGGTAATACCCAAGGTTAAAGGTCTCGGGTTCGAAGCCTTTATGGTGTGGCCTCTAAATTTATGTTTTAccagtaaaaaaaaaagtaagaaagaaagcGTCCACATTGTGCCCCAAGTAATAGAGTGGTTAATGCTCGGACAAAAGGTTAAGAGTTCAAGTCCATTGTGGCGTGACCTttcaaatttatgtttatttgccAATAAAAAAAAGCATCGACATTGCGTGTGTGAGCTGACCTAGTGGTAGAATGATAATGCTTAATTCCAAAGGGCACGGGTTCAAGTGAACTGTGACACcgtctttaaatttaaatttatttgccaataaaaaaaaaagcatcTACATTTTCTCGAAGTTTCACGCATTTGTTTTACAATATTCATGGacttcaaaataaatttttatttaaagttTTGATACCCACAACCGAGGCAAACCTACCCTTATTccatttcattaaaaaattaatttttctaatATGAATGGTTTTCGAACTCCGACTCTCACGGGTGAGGTGTATTTGCCATCCAACTGAGTTGCAAtatatagtaaaagtaaaagtaaaaataaaatgtcgGGGGAACCCAAAGGCATCCTCCTATGCCCCAATGTGGCTTCGCCAATGGTTAACCCAAAccataaaatattttatgtgCCGACAAAATTTGGACCAATCCATTTCTCGAGCTACTTAACTCAAATCGGGTGGATATGGATAATTCTTGACAGCTCTAACAACATGCAACGTAGCATGGAGAATATAGTTTGGTGCAAATGGACCATGGGTGGGGTTTGCAACATGAGATGGTCCCTAATTGCAATTCCAACTGTAGATTTCCCTTTTGCTCCCAATATTGATGGCATATCACACATGCTTTTGCATATGCCAATGGGTCAAGTGGCTTTTTGATGTTACATGTCTATTATTGTCTTTTTACATCCTTCCTACACCTATATATattgctacttctatttcttatttataaaaatcTACAAATATTGCTTCAATAAATTGactttatataaaatatattaaaagctAAGCACAGATTGATTTAAATGAGAGATCTCACAATCACATTAGTGACAAACACAAGAACATTTGGTGTGTTCTTTGCCATTATTAaactaatttacacaattataTTACAGATTGATTTTCTAGTCAACTTGTAAAAAAGTTGGAAAAGAAAGCACCTTACGACAATGGTAACAGGGCACCTGGAGATGTTCGACGCGGTGTGGAGTCCGTTGCCGGAGCTACCAGGCGGGGGACGTGCAGGGGAGGAGAGGGCGATGGGGTGGGGCTTGCAGTGCGGGCCGATGTGCGTTGTATGTTGCAAGCGCGATGCCGCACCACCATATGTGGTGGAATTATATGGTatgaattttgattattttttaaaatttaaatttcaaactGATAAACATAGATTTTGAGGGAATTGATTTCATTATCAAGTAAGGAACTACAAAGATTTACACGCCTCATATAGGCCTCAATATTCTCCACATATGGTAAGCCACTAATTGCTATATCTAATTCTATACAAGGTATGAAAAGATATCAATCAATTACTAATTCTTCCAatcttgattgtgtaggatctTCCCTTTGATTGCGCAAGATCTTTCCTTCCAACACAAACTCTATAAATACAAtcatattttcaaatttatttccTATACTCACTCCCACAAAAACTATCTATCTCTATAAATAGGTCTGATTCTAACAATAGGAGCATTAGCTTTTCTTATCATGTGTTTGTTGAGGCTGAGCAACTAATCTTATTGGGGATAGAAGATATAATTGCTCAAATAAGAGTTGTTGATCCACTTATTTCGCGAACAAGGTCGTATATTCAGTGAGATCTTGAGATGCAAGGCAGTTGTTCGAAGATTATTTTTCCACAAAGCCTCGAATAAATAGCTAAATGTTTTAGCGTCATTTCTGCATGTGTCAACTATTATTTGAGGTCATCGCAAATTCACTAGCTACTCGTGACGAGTTTTTTCCAACAACGCTTCTACAGATTCGAACATGAGGGGCTATCAACACTGCTGATATGTTTGGCGATTAGACAACTCATATTTGACACTACTGCTTATATGTTTGACGAGGTTGATCAAACAACAGATTGGTTGTGCCTGAAGAATTTTTTCGTGGGATCATTGAGGCATTCTGCAACACTTATTTTAGAAAATCAACCGTTGACGACGCTTAGTTTTTGGTAGTTATGCACGATAGGGTCCATGGTCCTCGGGATTTTAGGcacatcgattgcatgcactaggAATTGAAAATCTTGTCTCATGGCATGGAAGGATGCCTTCACTAGCAAATACAAGGGCACTAACAACAACGTCAATGTCTTGAATGAATCTCCTCTACTTAATTGGTATGCATTGAGAGATATATTTGTTGTAAAATTTATAATCAGATGCATAAACGGAGGAAAATATTATGAGAGGTATAACGTATACACTATATAGatgatattacttcattctTCCTATTCTAAGTGAAACATTTCTTTGACTCGAGATTTTATCCAAAGTTATTTTGTGAATTAAGTGAAAGAATAACtaaagatttttaaaaatatttcatttaaaatgtaattttcaaaaaagaaaatgcacTATATGACGTCAGATAGTGAAGAATCAAGGCATTCCACACGTGCACTACAGTCACAGCACGTGcccaacacaaaataaaatgagTGAATTAATTACTGCAAAAGCATTTTTTATCAGAaccattaaataattttttaatgacTCACTAGTTACTAAGTCGCGTGATTAGTTCCCAACGACCAATTTtctccatttctctctctctctctctctcaaccatatacatatatatacgcACACAGACCCAGAGCTGTAAGCAGAAGCCATTACTCCTTTGCACAGAAGCCCTACTAAGCTAGCGCTCTCTCTCTACCCCGCCATTAAAATCTCTGAAAAAGCTTCTTCCATCGATTTAATCATCCTCGATTTCTGATATTGTTTGGATTTCGGATTTGTTTTTTTCTATTCACTGTTGATTGAACGTCAAACATTCATTATCACCCGATTTCAGCATCAGATTCCCCCCCAAAATTGGTGACGAAAAACCTAATCATCGAATTGCATTCCTTGTACATGAGCTCACGCGGAAAATGTTAGTCGAATCGCGGCGGAATTCCGACGAATTGATTACCTTCTCCGGCAAAATCAGCTCGATGAGCAGCGACACCACCACTCTAAGCCACTGCACCAGCTTCAGCCGCCTCTCCTTCGAGCTTCCGGCGAGCTCGCCTGATCAAGCGACGGCGATGAAACCGCACCGATCGTCGGACTCCTCGTTCCAGGCGATCCGCCTGAAATCGAACCTCACGTTCCGCGATTTCAGCCTCGTGCGCCAGATCGGCAGCGGCGACATCGGCCGCGTCTACCTCTGCCGCCTCCGCGGCGCGGCGGACGACGGCCGCCTCTACGCGATGAAGGTGGTGGACAACGACGTCCTCGCGTTGAAGAAGAAGACGCAGAGAGCGGAGACGGAGAGGAAGATCATGCGACTCCTCGATCATCCGTTTCTCCCCACGCTTTTCGCCGAATTCGAAGCTTCGAATTTCTCCTGCGTGGTTATGGAGTTCTGCGCCGGTGGCGATTTGCACACGCTTAGGCACAAACAGCCGCAGAAACGATTCTCTCTCAACGCCGCTAGGTAATCTTCAGATATTTCAAAATCGTAATCGCGAATCCCCAATCCTCAATTCGGATaaaatgaatatttaatttCGTTTTGTTGcgattatttaatttgttagaATTATTGCATTTTTGCAGATTTTATGCAGCAGAGATTTTGGTAGCTCTAGAATATTTACACATGTTAGGAATAATCTACAGAGATTTGAAGCCGGAAAATGTGCTTGTTAGATCGGACGGTCACATAATGTTGACCGATTTTGACCTCTCTCTCTGCTCCGCCGCCATCCCCGCCGTCGAGTACCCTGACTTCTCGCCGCATCCGCCGTCGCCGGCGAAATCCTCCGCCGCCTCTGCACTGACTCCGTTCTCCTGCATCTCCAACCGCCTCTTCCGGTCGAAGAAGATCCAGACCCTGGCCGTGAACCGCCTGTTCGTGGCAGAGCCGGTGGCAGCGCGGTCGTGCTCCTTCGTCGGGACGCACGAGTACGTGCCGCCGGAAGTGGCCTCCGGTGGCGCCCACGGCAACGCCGTCGACTGGTGGGCGCTGGGCGTGTTCATCTATGAGATGATATACGGCCGGACGCCCTTCGCCGGGGGGAGCAACGAGGCGACGCTTCGCAACATTACGAAGCAACCCCTCGCCTTCCCCGGCGCGTCGTGCGGCGCAAGTGAGACGCATGCGCGGAGACTCATATCCGGGTTGCTCAACAAGGACCCGAACCGCCGGCTAGGGTCCAAACGCGGCGCGGCCGAGGTGAAGACGCACCCATTTTTCAAGGGGTTGAACTTCGCTTTGGTCCGCTCCACGAGGCCGCCGGCGGTGCCAGAGGGTTCGAACTCATCGGCGAGGCGCCTCGAAACGCCGCCGTTTTGTGTGTTTTAATTAGGGGTATTACTAGTTATTTAACGTAGGGTTGATGTTTTGTATTGTGGTTTAGGTGGGAAAGTGTATAGACAGTCCACGGGAAATGATGCGGCGATTAAAAAGTTTTATTCACGTAATTATTTTGTAATGAGAGTTTATTAATGAGGTTAATACGATGGTAATTGCTTGGTTATCATAATTAATGCTTTTGTTTCAATACTTCTAATACTAAGTACATATTCTATTCATGGAATGGAGGGAACGGTGGATATTTAAACATTATCAACTTtgaaatactataaaattagaaataattaGTAACCTTATTTTACGACTCCTAGTTATAAATCTTGAAATTTAATGGTATTCTTTCATCTCTATAAAATTTGTCATATaatcataagagcatctccagtgggcggatgtcccactcggacatctactaggacatcccgaaaacacctcccgccacatcactaggacttcccatcccactgccacgtcactaggacatccccttcacaatccgcccttcccatcgcccttcccactaggacttcccgcaataaaaaaaatcacaaattcacaaataaaacaatttacgtttacggaaataaaatttcaacacgaatacgaactgGAAAAATTAAtaacttcatttaaaaaaaacgagccgtatatatagagtttaaaaaaattaaaaaaaatttaaaaatcggatgtccgacccacgccacaatggcggacgtccgcccgcccgtcgcgccgacgtccgaggacacccgacgtcctcacgggacgtccgtatccgacctcccctgccacaatggcggatgtcccggtcgcccgtcgcgcacgtccgaccggacgtccgccattggagatgctctaatgctCGTGCACTTAAGCTGATAAATTAATTGTGTAAAATTACATTTAACTACTTTTTCTTTAATATAAAACGATTTTTATGGAAAATTGTTTTGTTGTGCAACAGAGATCCTATAGTTACTTATGAGCTCTAAAGTAGGCAACATTTAAGGTATTTTTTGAGCTTATTAAGGTTATATTGAATTGCTATAGTTTCTCTTGAAATGCAAATAATTTGATGATTGAGAATCGATGCCATCATTATAAATATTTCATACTGCATAacagcatccgcaatgggcggacgatggcacgcccgatgacgcgcatcgtccgcgccatccatcgtccgcacccattgcgggtgcgtgccatagggcgcggacgatagtcgcgccctatacttcggtcgcggaggatagcgcggacgatggccatcggccgccccattgcggctatcgcggacgatggccgcggacgatggtcatcgtccgcgccatcgtccgccctattgtggaggtcgcggacgatcgacgcgcACGATGGCACgcagtattattttttttaaaattcgtatggattttgtaaatattaaaaaaatgatgacgaggcgcgccttagggcgccccacatCGTCCGCCctattgtggaggtcgcggacgatcgacgcggacgatggcacgcagtattattttttttaaaattcgtatggattttgtaaatattaaaaaaatgatgacgtggcgcgccttagggcgccccactgcaggtggggaggtagcaggataaaactgctgacgtggcgcgccttagggcgccccattccTAATGCCCTAAAGACACTCAACTCCAAAACTATTGCAACTCCAAAACTAAAGATAGTTATCACTTGACACAAAATCGATAAAGTTGTCTAAagacaaatgaaaaaaatggagtagaaaacaaaacatgtcaaaataaaTTGAGGTCGTTGAAGTGATACAAATTTGTAGGAGTGAAATCAGGATTCAACCTATTCATAGTCTGCAAAAAGTGTGTGAAATATTGCCAAAATCAAGAAGCCTTTATGTCAAAATTTATGTTGCTAATGTCACATTTTTGGTAGCTACCTATTTGGCCACACTTGGTAAAAACAAAATTCCCAAATCCAACTTGCAAGTGTAATT encodes:
- the LOC121783194 gene encoding protein kinase PINOID-like; the encoded protein is MLVESRRNSDELITFSGKISSMSSDTTTLSHCTSFSRLSFELPASSPDQATAMKPHRSSDSSFQAIRLKSNLTFRDFSLVRQIGSGDIGRVYLCRLRGAADDGRLYAMKVVDNDVLALKKKTQRAETERKIMRLLDHPFLPTLFAEFEASNFSCVVMEFCAGGDLHTLRHKQPQKRFSLNAARFYAAEILVALEYLHMLGIIYRDLKPENVLVRSDGHIMLTDFDLSLCSAAIPAVEYPDFSPHPPSPAKSSAASALTPFSCISNRLFRSKKIQTLAVNRLFVAEPVAARSCSFVGTHEYVPPEVASGGAHGNAVDWWALGVFIYEMIYGRTPFAGGSNEATLRNITKQPLAFPGASCGASETHARRLISGLLNKDPNRRLGSKRGAAEVKTHPFFKGLNFALVRSTRPPAVPEGSNSSARRLETPPFCVF